In a genomic window of Corynebacterium lizhenjunii:
- a CDS encoding SDR family NAD(P)-dependent oxidoreductase produces the protein MSGLVIFGGRSEIGTELGTLLCAGRPVVLAVRPGTTPDVARFERAGASAVHVIDFDALESQTHAAAVAQAQELAGPLHTAIVAFGILGDQERAQTNPEHAREIATVDYTAQVSVLTLLTNTMDRGHIVAFSSIAGWRARRANYVYGSTKAGLDAFCQGLADRLHGGPLALITARPGFVIGSMTAGMSPAPLSVDAPTVAAAVAREIRSGSGRSTTLWIPGRLRLLAWVMRCVPRPLWRRMPR, from the coding sequence ATGAGTGGCTTGGTCATCTTTGGCGGGCGAAGTGAAATTGGTACGGAGCTGGGTACCTTGCTGTGTGCGGGGCGGCCGGTAGTACTCGCCGTTCGCCCCGGCACCACGCCAGACGTCGCCCGCTTTGAACGCGCTGGGGCCAGTGCCGTCCACGTCATCGACTTCGACGCGCTAGAGTCCCAAACTCATGCCGCGGCGGTGGCACAAGCCCAAGAGTTAGCCGGGCCGCTGCACACCGCCATCGTTGCCTTCGGCATTTTGGGGGACCAGGAACGCGCGCAGACGAATCCGGAACACGCGCGTGAGATTGCCACGGTAGATTACACCGCGCAGGTCTCTGTGCTCACGCTGCTCACAAACACGATGGACCGCGGGCACATCGTGGCTTTTTCTTCCATCGCGGGCTGGCGTGCTCGGCGCGCGAATTATGTGTACGGTTCCACCAAAGCTGGCTTGGATGCCTTCTGCCAGGGCTTGGCGGATCGCCTGCACGGCGGGCCTTTGGCGCTGATTACGGCCCGGCCGGGGTTTGTTATTGGGTCGATGACTGCGGGGATGTCCCCAGCACCCTTGTCTGTCGATGCCCCCACCGTCGCCGCCGCCGTCGCCCGCGAGATTCGTTCGGGCTCCGGTCGCAGCACCACCTTGTGGATCCCGGGAAGGCTGCGGTTGTTGGCGTGGGTCATGCGCTGTGTGCCCCGCCCACTGTGGCGGCGCATGCCCCGCTAG
- a CDS encoding S1 family peptidase yields the protein MVHAVRIRHRGSTCSGVLVSPTLRPGVAATHFVLTCAHFFATSTSSTTPPGTYLVEVPLPGRPLLRIPVAAVRTIDGTDLAVVRLQRPTPPVSLAAFAAPTWGQRLETCGFGGLATSHHGPATRPGRLWLQLPLAWSRTSTTRVRHALVLRSCAIKGDSGGPVCAATGAVVGIQSLILDPFGHNLGLATAAAVQPHRRAILSALGAL from the coding sequence ATGGTCCATGCAGTACGCATTCGCCACCGCGGTTCCACGTGTTCTGGCGTCTTGGTTTCTCCCACCCTTCGCCCTGGAGTGGCCGCCACGCACTTCGTGCTGACGTGTGCGCATTTCTTTGCTACAAGCACCAGCTCCACCACCCCACCGGGGACCTACCTCGTGGAGGTCCCTCTGCCCGGCCGGCCGCTGCTGCGCATCCCAGTCGCTGCCGTGCGCACCATCGACGGCACCGACCTGGCCGTGGTTCGCCTCCAACGGCCCACACCGCCGGTAAGCCTGGCGGCTTTTGCCGCCCCCACGTGGGGCCAGCGGCTAGAGACCTGTGGTTTCGGTGGCCTGGCCACTAGCCACCACGGGCCTGCTACCCGCCCCGGCCGACTCTGGCTACAACTGCCGCTAGCCTGGTCCCGCACCAGCACCACCCGGGTGCGCCACGCGCTAGTCTTGCGCAGCTGCGCCATCAAAGGCGACAGTGGCGGGCCCGTGTGTGCCGCCACTGGTGCCGTGGTCGGTATTCAGTCCCTCATCCTGGATCCCTTCGGCCACAACCTTGGCCTTGCCACCGCCGCCGCAGTCCAGCCCCACCGGCGGGCAATTCTAAGCGCCCTGGGGGCGTTGTGA
- a CDS encoding M24 family metallopeptidase encodes MTLLESKFPAEVYAQRLAQAKGLAADSALDAVVVGTGAEFAYLTGSWVSSHERLTALVIPADGDPFIVAPQTDVADLADAPVAELELAIVAWRDGQDPYATVAEGIGEGSGGAAVWAVTGELRADHLLRLQEHTSARFVLANTVLAALFSVKDPEEIAQLEAAARAIDRVHAGVPELLVPGATEAQVAEVLHQRILEEHDSVDFVIVGSGPNGANPHHSFSGRALELGDPVVVDLGGTLGAGYHSDCTRTYVVGGPEAASEEFVQAYEVLERAQKAARELAGPGRSAGTVDEAAREVLREAGYGEEFFHRTGHGIGLSVHEEPFIVGGNQLQLLENMAFSIEPGIYRAGHWGMRLEDIVVTTPEGIRSLNQVERGLR; translated from the coding sequence ATGACGTTACTCGAGTCGAAGTTTCCTGCAGAAGTCTATGCCCAGCGTTTGGCCCAGGCCAAGGGCCTGGCAGCCGATTCCGCCCTGGATGCCGTCGTGGTGGGTACCGGTGCGGAGTTTGCATACCTGACCGGTTCCTGGGTTTCTTCCCATGAGCGCTTGACCGCGTTGGTAATCCCAGCCGATGGGGATCCGTTTATCGTGGCGCCACAAACCGATGTCGCTGATCTTGCCGATGCCCCCGTGGCTGAGCTCGAGCTAGCCATCGTAGCGTGGCGCGACGGCCAGGACCCTTATGCGACGGTCGCAGAGGGCATCGGCGAGGGCAGTGGCGGGGCAGCTGTGTGGGCGGTCACCGGGGAACTCCGCGCGGACCATCTGCTGCGGCTGCAGGAGCACACTAGCGCCCGCTTCGTGCTGGCCAACACGGTGCTGGCAGCCTTGTTTAGCGTAAAAGATCCGGAAGAGATCGCGCAGCTGGAAGCAGCCGCGCGGGCCATTGATCGGGTCCATGCCGGGGTGCCGGAATTGCTGGTACCGGGGGCCACGGAAGCCCAGGTGGCAGAGGTTTTGCACCAGCGGATTTTGGAAGAACACGACTCGGTGGACTTTGTCATCGTCGGTTCTGGGCCCAACGGGGCCAACCCGCACCACAGTTTTAGCGGCCGCGCGCTGGAGCTAGGGGATCCGGTGGTGGTGGACTTGGGTGGGACCCTGGGCGCGGGGTATCACTCGGATTGCACCCGCACCTACGTGGTGGGCGGGCCAGAGGCTGCGAGCGAAGAGTTTGTGCAGGCCTACGAGGTCTTGGAACGTGCCCAAAAGGCCGCACGTGAACTAGCCGGCCCGGGCAGAAGTGCGGGTACGGTTGATGAGGCCGCCCGTGAGGTGTTGCGGGAAGCCGGCTACGGGGAGGAGTTCTTCCACCGCACAGGCCATGGGATTGGCCTGTCGGTGCATGAAGAGCCCTTTATCGTCGGCGGCAACCAGCTGCAGCTGCTGGAGAATATGGCATTTTCCATCGAGCCAGGCATCTACCGAGCCGGCCACTGGGGCATGCGCTTAGAAGACATTGTGGTCACCACCCCGGAGGGGATTCGTAGCCTCAACCAGGTGGAGCGGGGTCTGCGCTAA
- a CDS encoding DUF3558 family protein has product MHSHPYPGLAIIAACLVTLTACRPVPDTTPDPARSSTLAAESVHTELADAPPPSFRMPPPGPFDPNAPGFEPFKPCEDIPDEFLAGLGITKDPKGPDSYEPYACSIHIDAVEGPGLFALIAYPLSLQQLTANGPLRVSTEQAARLNGSAVLGSPEFFTDYYCLSGVETPAGFIAVDYSGWPNTPSGSTLCEVPTKIIEQLYGVEK; this is encoded by the coding sequence ATGCACAGTCACCCATACCCCGGCCTGGCCATCATCGCCGCCTGCCTGGTCACGCTCACTGCTTGCCGCCCAGTTCCCGATACCACCCCAGACCCCGCGCGATCCAGCACTCTTGCTGCAGAGTCTGTGCACACCGAGCTTGCCGATGCCCCTCCGCCCAGCTTCCGCATGCCCCCACCGGGTCCCTTTGACCCGAATGCACCGGGGTTCGAGCCTTTCAAGCCGTGCGAGGACATTCCGGACGAGTTTCTGGCGGGACTGGGGATAACCAAGGATCCTAAGGGGCCGGACAGCTATGAGCCGTATGCGTGCTCAATCCACATTGACGCCGTGGAGGGGCCAGGACTATTTGCCCTGATTGCATACCCCTTAAGTCTTCAGCAGCTTACTGCAAATGGCCCGCTTCGGGTTTCTACTGAGCAAGCGGCCAGGCTAAACGGCAGCGCCGTGCTTGGTTCTCCCGAATTCTTCACAGACTACTATTGCCTCTCCGGGGTAGAGACCCCGGCAGGGTTCATAGCGGTCGACTATTCAGGTTGGCCGAATACACCAAGTGGTAGCACCTTATGCGAGGTGCCAACCAAAATCATCGAACAACTCTACGGGGTGGAAAAATGA